The following coding sequences are from one Lolium rigidum isolate FL_2022 chromosome 6, APGP_CSIRO_Lrig_0.1, whole genome shotgun sequence window:
- the LOC124660270 gene encoding LOW QUALITY PROTEIN: ABC transporter G family member 36-like (The sequence of the model RefSeq protein was modified relative to this genomic sequence to represent the inferred CDS: deleted 2 bases in 1 codon), with product MEEFVPERTAAYISQHDLHIGEMTVRETLAFSARCQGVGTRFDMLTELSRREKAANIKPDADIDAFMKASSMGGLEANVNTDYILKILGLEMCADTMVGDDVLRGISGGQRKRVTTGEMLVGPAKALFMDEISTGLDSSTTFQIVNSLRQSVHILGGTALISLLQPAPETYNLFDDILLLSDGHVVYQGPREDVLEFFESVGFKCPDRKGVADFLQEVTSRKDQKQYWARGDESYQFVPVKDFVHAFQSFHTGRAIRKELAVPFDKSKSHPAALTTTRYGVSGTELLKANIDREILLMKRNSFVYMFRSFQLILVSFMAMTLFFRTKMKRDSVANGGIYMGALFFGVLMIMFNGFSELALTVFKLPVFFKQRDLLFYPAWTYTIPSWILKIPITFVEVGGYVFITYYVIGFDPNVGRFFKQYLLMLAMNQMAASLFRFIGGVGRNMIVANVYASFMLLIFMVLGGFVLVRDKVKKWWIWGYWISPLMYAQNAISVNEFLGHSWDKILNSAASNETLGVQVLKSRGVFTEAKWYWIGLGAMFGFTLLFNALFTLALTYLKAYGNSRSSVSEDELKEKHANLNGEVLDNDHLESPSTRGPTEIVEADSSPTRRGMVLPFLPLSLVFDNIRYSVDMPPEMKAQGVLEDRLELLKGVSGSFRPGVLTALMGVSGAGKTTLMDVLAGRKTGGYIEGNISISGYPKKQQTFARVSGYCEQNDIHSPQVTVYESLLFSAWLRLPEDVDSNKRKMFIDEVMELVELKPLTDALVGLPGVNGLSTEQRKRLTIAVELVANPSIIFMDEPTSGLDARAAAIVMRTVRNTVDTGRTVVCTIHQPSIDIFEAFDELFLMKRGGEEIYAGPLGHHSSELIKYYEGIHGVSKIKDGYNPATWMLEVTTIGQEQMLGVDFSDIYRKSELYQRNKALIKELSQPEPGSTDLYFPTQYSQSSITQCVACLWKQNLSYWRNPPYNAVRFLFTTVIALIFGTIFWDLGGKMSQSQDLFNAMGSMYSAVLFIGIMNCTSVQPVVAVERTVFYRERAAGMYSAFPYAFGQVVIELPYTLVQATVYGVIVYSMIGFEWTAPKFFWYLFFMYFTLLYFTFYGMMAVGLTPNYHIASIVSSAFYAIWNLFSGFIIPRPRVPIWWRWYCWMPGRLDTVRTGCISVRRC from the exons ATGGAGGAGTTCGTGCCGGAGAGGACGGCCGCCTACATAAGCCAGCACGACCTCCACATAGGCGAGATGACCGTCAGGGAGACGCTCGCCTTCTCCGCACGCTGCCAGGGTGTTGGCACTCGCTTTG ATATGCTCACTGAGCTGTCAAGGCGAGAAAAGGCAGCAAATATCAAGCCTGATGCTGATATCGATGCGTTTATGAAG GCGTCTTCAATGGGGGGCTTAGAAGCCAATGTGAATACAGACTACATACTCAAG ATATTAGGACTAGAGATGTGTGCAGACACCATGGTAGGGGACGACGTGCTGAGGGGCATCTCTGGCGGACAACGGAAGCGTGTTACAACTG GTGAGATGCTGGTTGGGCCAGCCAAGGCGCTCTTCATGGACGAGATCTCCACTGGGCTTGATAGCTCCACTACATTCCAGATTGTAAACTCGCTCAGGCAGTCTGTCCACATACTCGGTGGCACTGCCCTCATCTCCCTGCTGCAGCCAGCCCCTGAGACCTACAACTTGTTTGATGACATCCTCCTCCTCTCAGACGGACACGTCGTGTACCAGGGCCCTCGTGAGGACGTGCTTGAATTCTTCGAATCTGTCGGGTTCAAGTGTCCTGACAGAAAGGGTGTCGCTGACTTCTTGCAAGAG GTGACTTCGAGGAAAGATCAAAAGCAATATTGGGCACGGGGTGACGAGTCCTACCAGTTCGTTCCGGTTAAGGACTTTGTGCATGCATTCCAGTCATTCCACACTGGGAGAGCTATAAGAAAGGAGCTCGCTGTTCCGTTTGACAAGAGCAAGAGCCATCCAGCAGCGTTGACAACCACGAGGTATGGTGTGAGTGGCACGGAGCTGCTAAAGGCAAACATTGACAGGGAGATCCTCCTCATGAAGAGGAACTCTTTCGTCTACATGTTTAGAAGCTTCCAG CTGATCCTGGTGTCATTTATGGCAATGACGCTCTTCTTCCGTACAAAGATGAAGCGTGACTCCGTGGCCAATGGGGGCATCTACATGGGGGCGCTCTTCTTTGGTGTGCTAATGATCATGTTCAATGGGTTCTCTGAGCTTGCACTTACTGTCTTTAAGCTACCTGTGTTCTTCAAGCAGAGGGACCTTCTTTTCTACCCAGCATGGACCTACACAATACCCTCGTGGATCCTAAAGATCCCAATAACATTTGTTGAGGTTGGCGGTTATGTTTTCATAACGTACTATGTCATCGGGTTTGACCCAAATGTTGGCAG GTTTTTCAAGCAATATCTGCTTATGTTGGCCATGAATCAGATGGCCGCATCACTCTTCCGATTCATTGGTGGGGTAGGGAGGAACATGATTGTTGCAAATGTCTATGCATCATTCATGTTGCTAATTTTTATGGTATTGGGCGGATTCGTTCTAGTAAGAG ATAAAGTGAAGAAATGGTGGATTTGGGGTTACTGGATATCTCCACTAATGTATGCGCAGAATGCCATCTCAGTGAATGAGTTCTTGGGTCACAGCTGGGACAAAATCTTGAATAGCGCTGCCTCAAACGAGACCCTTGGCGTGCAAGTCCTCAAGTCCCGTGGAGTGTTCACAGAAGCAAAGTGGTACTGGATCGGTTTGGGCGCAATGTTTGGATTCACATTATTATTCAACGCTCTCTTCACTCTTGCCCTTACATACCTGAAGG CATATGGTAACTCCCGTTCTTCAGTATCTGAAGATGAGCTCAAGGAGAAGCATGCCAACCTGAACGGTGAGGTTCTGGACAATGATCACTTGGAATCACCTAGCACTCGTGGACCAACAGAAATTGTTGAAGCGGATTCTAGCCCCACACGTAGGGGAATGGTCCTTCCATTTCTCCCCCTTTCACTTGTGTTTGACAACATCAGATACTCTGTTGACATGCCACCG GAAATGAAAGCACAAGGCGTGTTAGAAGACCGTTTAGAACTCCTCAAAGGTGTTAGTGGATCTTTCAGGCCAGGTGTGCTGACCGCGTTGATGGGTGTCAGTGGCGCTGGCAAGACTACGCTGATGGATGTGCTGGCAGGGAGAAAGACAGGCGGGTACATTGAAGGAAACATCAGCATTTCTGGATATCCAAAGAAACAACAGACCTTTGCGCGTGTATCAGGATACTGCGAACAGAACGATATCCACTCCCCTCAGGTGACAGTCTATGAGTCTCTGCTTTTTTCAGCGTGGCTTCGTCTTCCCGAGGATgttgattcaaacaaaagaaag ATGTTCATTGACGAGGTGATGGAGCTTGTGGAGCTCAAGCCTCTGACAGACGCGTTGGTTGGTCTACCAGGAGTGAATGGTCTGTCGACTGAGCAGAGGAAGAGGCTGACCATTGCTGTGGAGCTAGTTGCTAATCCTTCTATCATCTTCATGGATGAGCCAACCTCTGGACTTGATGCCCGAGCAGCTGCTATCGTGATGAGGACAGTGAGAAACACGGTTGATACTGGTAGAACTGTTGTATGCACGATTCATCAGCCTAGCATTGACATATTTGAAGCATTTGATGAG CTTTTCCTGATGAAGCGAGGTGGAGAAGAGATATACGCTGGTCCGTTAGGACATCATTCTTCTGAGTTAATCAAGTACTACGAG GGGATTCATGGAGTCAGCAAAATTAAAGATGGATACAACCCTGCAACATGGATGCTGGAAGTGACAACGATTGGCCAAGAACAGATGCTAGGTGTTGATTTCAGTGACATATACAGGAAATCTGAACTCTACCA GAGGAACAAGGCTTTGATAAAGGAACTAAGCCAACCTGAGCCAGGTTCAACTGACCTTTATTTCCCTACCCAGTACTCACAGTCTTCGATCACACAATGTGTAGCTTGCCTGTGGAAGCAGAACCTGTCATACTGGAGGAATCCTCCCTACAATGCTGTCAGGTTCCTCTTTACTACCGTTATTGCTCTTATCTTCGGAACCATCTTCTGGGACCTTGGTGGCAAAAT GAGCCAGTCACAAGACTTGTTCAATGCCATGGGGTCCATGTATTCTGCAGTGCTGTTCATTGGTATCATGAACTGTACTTCGGTTCAACCTGTGGTGGCCGTGGAGCGGACAGTCTTTTATCGTGAAAGAGCAGCTGGCATGTACTCCGCGTTTCCATACGCATTTGGCCAG GTTGTCATTGAACTCCCATACACACTTGTTCAGGCCACCGTATATGGAGTAATTGTTTATTCGATGATTGGGTTTGAGTGGACAGCACCCAAATTCTTCTGGTACCTCTTCTTCATGTATTTCACACTGCTCTACTTCACATTCTACGGCATGATGGCTGTTGGCCTGACACCGAACTACCACATTGCATCAATCGTTTCGTCGGCATTCTATGCCATCTGGAATCTCTTCTCCGGATTCATCATCCCCCGACCG AGAGTCCCAATCTGGTGGAGATGGTATTGCTGG ATGCCCGGTCGCTTGGACACTGTACGGACTGGTTGTATCTCAGTTCGGCGATGTTGA